The genomic region TTCGGGTTGTTGCTGCTTGGATAAGGTAGAAAAAAACTCAGGATCTTCAGCGGTAACCTTTGAAGCCCACTCTCTATTCTTATTAAAAAGGTCATCTAAATGGCTAGACATGATTCACTTCCTTAATTTTCTTTCGATACCAGCGAAGCTTAATGTCCGCAGTGAGGATAATAGAATCGAGCTGCTTAACCGCTTCTCGACCTTCGTAGGACGCCTTATGAATATGGGGCGTCATACTTAATAATTGTTGAATTTCTTCTTGCGAATCTAGGGTAAAAGTAAAGCTCTCTGACTGCTCTTGAACCAATTCAAAATCCGCCACACCCTCAGAAAACGTTTGCTTATAATCGTGAATCGATGGATAAAGTATTTTGCGTAATTCGATGAGATGATTAGGGCCAGACTCCACCAACAGCATTAAGCCATCTTCGCTAAGCACGCGAGAAAACTCTTTAAATACTGGAAAACCAAATAAACACAATACCGCATCATAACGCTTATCTGGTGCTGGCAAACTCGCATTGCTACCGACCAACCAACTAACCGCTTTATCACGCTTACTCGCC from Marinomonas rhizomae harbors:
- a CDS encoding putative RNA methyltransferase, whose translation is MSTLENLSCPIDSALLTREERVLKCEHGHTYDLAKTGYVNLLPVQNKRSKDPGDSKEMVAARQAFLNQQHYFQIVSAILSSWPKEQLSKGIRILDAGCGEGYYLSEIGKALNDQGIDAERTGLDISKWAIVAASKRDKAVSWLVGSNASLPAPDKRYDAVLCLFGFPVFKEFSRVLSEDGLMLLVESGPNHLIELRKILYPSIHDYKQTFSEGVADFELVQEQSESFTFTLDSQEEIQQLLSMTPHIHKASYEGREAVKQLDSIILTADIKLRWYRKKIKEVNHV